The Trichomycterus rosablanca isolate fTriRos1 chromosome 15, fTriRos1.hap1, whole genome shotgun sequence genome contains a region encoding:
- the LOC134329238 gene encoding ADP-ribosylation factor-like protein 5B: protein MGMIFAKLMTVFGDREHKVIIVGLDNAGKTTILYQFLTKEAVHTTPTIGSNVEEIAVKKTRFLVWDIGGQEVLRASWSTYYCNTEIVILVVDSTDRERLTLTKDELHRMLAHEDLQNASVLVLANKQDMKNSMSPAEISHSLTLGSLTAHSWHVQACCALTGEGLLASLDWMRSRVLAN from the coding sequence ATGGGAATGATTTTTGCTAAGCTAATGACGGTGTTCGGAGACAGAGAGCACAAAGTGATCATCGTTGGCTTGGATAATGCTGGGAAGACGACTATCCTTTATCAGTTCCTGACTAAAGAGGCAGTGCACACCACTCCTACAATTGGCAGCAACGTGGAGGAAATTGCTGTGAAGAAAACACGCTTTCTTGTTTGGGACATTGGTGGTCAGGAGGTGCTCCGGGCCAGCTGGAGTACCTACTACTGCAATACAGAGATTGTGATCCTGGTGGTTGATAGTACAGATCGGGAGCGTTTAACACTTACAAAAGATGAGCTTCATCGAATGCTTGCACATGAGGATCTGCAGAACGCGTCAGTCCTGGTGTTAGCTAATAAGCAGgacatgaagaacagcatgtcaCCAGCGGAGATTTCCCACAGTCTTACTCTTGGTTCTCTCACAGCACATTCCTGGCATGTCCAAGCCTGCTGTGCGCTTACTGGCGAGGGTTTACTGGCGAGCCTGGACTGGATGCGATCTCGGGTTTTAGCAAACTAA